In Nonomuraea muscovyensis, one genomic interval encodes:
- a CDS encoding HAD family hydrolase, translated as MATGGFEGAIFDVDGVLVDSPHEQAWRDALRELMDGEWADIRERSAWSEDAFTPQVYQRVLSGKPRMAGALAALHHFRIPDAEARVDVYAARKQALIVRLVEARQFTAYPDALRFVLAVRDLGIPEAAASSSKNADLFLKHIRLDTFTEKEGLTYDFVHPGLTLLDLFDADLSGRDLARGKPDPEIFLAAAAELKVAPEHCFVVEDAVSGIQAARAGRMAALGVARAGDRHLLAAAHADLVVTSLDEVDVRALTAHRLATRQARS; from the coding sequence GTGGCGACCGGCGGGTTCGAGGGAGCGATCTTCGATGTGGACGGCGTCCTCGTCGACTCGCCGCACGAGCAGGCCTGGCGGGACGCGCTGCGTGAGCTGATGGACGGGGAGTGGGCCGACATCCGCGAGCGGAGCGCCTGGTCGGAGGACGCCTTCACCCCGCAGGTCTACCAGCGTGTCCTCTCCGGCAAACCCCGCATGGCCGGCGCGCTGGCGGCCCTCCACCACTTCAGGATCCCGGACGCGGAGGCCCGCGTGGACGTCTACGCCGCACGCAAACAGGCGCTCATCGTCCGGCTCGTCGAGGCCCGGCAGTTCACGGCCTATCCCGACGCGCTGCGGTTCGTCCTCGCCGTACGCGATCTCGGCATCCCGGAGGCGGCGGCCTCGTCGTCGAAGAACGCCGACCTGTTCCTCAAGCACATCCGCCTCGACACCTTCACCGAGAAGGAGGGGCTGACCTACGACTTCGTCCACCCGGGGCTGACCCTGCTCGACCTCTTCGACGCCGACCTGTCCGGGCGCGACCTGGCACGGGGCAAGCCGGACCCGGAGATCTTCCTGGCCGCGGCGGCCGAGCTCAAGGTCGCGCCCGAGCACTGCTTCGTGGTCGAGGACGCCGTCAGCGGGATCCAGGCCGCCAGGGCGGGCCGAATGGCCGCGCTGGGCGTCGCGCGCGCCGGCGACCGGCACCTGCTGGCCGCCGCGCACGCCGACCTCGTCGTC